The genomic segment ATTTCATACTTTTAAACTTAATTGCCGGAATATATATCTCATGTGTTACACTTACATTCATTGCTTTATTTATTTTAATGGAGAATTTGCAGTCATCTTGTATAAGCCCGAGAATTTCATCCGCATTGTTCTGAGGACTTCTTACCTTGGATTTTACAATTATTTTATTGTCATCATGCTTCTTTACAATTATACTGCCGTTTGTACCCTCAATATCTATATCCATTCCTTCTGTTGCAATCCACTCGAAGGATCTGTCTTCTACCTTGTAGCTGCCGAATACATTAAAAGCATTTGTATCTATAAAACTGCCTACGAAATCTACCATTTTATCAAGAACACCGTAGGTTGTAGCTGCCAAATTCTTACCAAGCTTCTCAGCCTTATCAACAAAGTCCTCAACCGTTTTATCAAATTCACCTTCTTTGTAGCCTTTAATGTTTTGTTTAAACTCTTTTTTCCAATCCTGCATTTTTTCTTTAACTTTTTCAACCTCAAATTGAAAATTGACCTGTCTGTGCTGCTTATTTGAGCCTTCCTCACGACCGCTTCCTGAACCGGAACCTTCTAAAGCTTCCAAAAGCTTGGCAGCTTCCTCACTTGAAATTTTTCCTTCTTCCAGCATTTTAAGTATAAGTAATTTTTCTTCATTATTTGGCATAGTTTTA from the Pseudobacteroides sp. genome contains:
- a CDS encoding DUF4097 family beta strand repeat-containing protein, whose translation is MPNNEEKLLILKMLEEGKISSEEAAKLLEALEGSGSGSGREEGSNKQHRQVNFQFEVEKVKEKMQDWKKEFKQNIKGYKEGEFDKTVEDFVDKAEKLGKNLAATTYGVLDKMVDFVGSFIDTNAFNVFGSYKVEDRSFEWIATEGMDIDIEGTNGSIIVKKHDDNKIIVKSKVRSPQNNADEILGLIQDDCKFSIKINKAMNVSVTHEIYIPAIKFKSMKFTTTNGKIYVEDTISQDFQCSTKNAHIEIMGVNSDNIKLSTKNARIQASYLISKVIEIDTTNATLDIKHIKAEKIKALSTNGRLLAENIKNPDGIKVIDIYFKTSNAWIKINMNDMNSNGYKVKAQTSNGGINLLIPQIIYNNLGKQGLGGATVEAESVNFNEAEHKVYITAETANGYIEIVK